The sequence below is a genomic window from Lolium perenne isolate Kyuss_39 chromosome 4, Kyuss_2.0, whole genome shotgun sequence.
AGTGCCGCGATTTCTCGGCACCGCCGCCGTTCCAGTGCCGAGCCGTGTCGGCGCCGCCGCGCGCTGCCGGGCGGTCGCCGCCCCCGCCGGGCCCTCGGCATCCGGGTACGTACGACTCCACCACTCACCCCATCTTCTCGCCGTTAGAACCACGCGAGAGCGCGCCAACCAAGCAAGCACTACTAATCATCGTCGTTCAGGGTTGCGGAGAAACCGGAGGCGGACGTGGTGGTGATCGGCAGCGGGCTCGGGGGCCTCTGCTGCGCGGGCCTCCTCGCGAGGTACGGCCTCGACGTGGTGGTGCTCGAGAGCCACGACCGCCCCGGAGGCGCCGCCCACTCCTTCGACGTCAAGGGCTTCCACTTCGACTCCGGCCCCTCGCTCTTCTCCGGATTCCAGTCCAGAGGGCCCCAGGCCAACCCCCTCGCGCAGGTCATCCTTCCTTCCTTCATCCCTCTGCAAATAAACAACAGATGCAAACAGCACATTTTGTTGGGGGGTTTTTTCAGGGATTTTTTTTGGCTGTAGTCTGTACTGAACTACTACTAACTATACTGAACTATATCTGTTGCAATGCGATGATGATTCGATCGGCCTGCAGGTCCTCGACGCGCTAGGCGAATCGGTTCCGTGTGCCTCGTATGACTCGTGGATGGTACATGTCCCTGAAGGCCAATTCGAGTCACGGATAGGGCCAACTGATTTCCTCAAGGTTCACTTCACTTTTAGCCTGTACCCTTTGTTAATTTGCAGTGGATTGTTCTGGTATGCACTGTAATGATGGTTCCTGATTGGTCTGTGGGCTGAAATGTGCTAATAATCATGACCACTGCTTATAATTGACTGGCATTTTCCCTAGTAACTGTAGTAGTGCTGTGTCACATCTGTCTGATGCTTAGTGGTACATTTTCTTTGTAGCCGGATGCTATGGTAATATGTAATTCTTGCAGGACCTTGAGACGTATGTTGGCCTTGATGCAACCCGGGAGTGGCAAAAGCTTCTAGTGAGTTCCCTATACTCGATATTCAGTTTCTTAAGAGAAGTATTTTTCAACTGTACCTAGACACACTGAACCGCTGAAAAACACATGATGCCTGGTGGGCCTTCTTTGTGCTCTTTGAATAGCATGTACAATTATCATGTAAATTTCTGCAAATATCACTGTTCAAATTTGAGCCCAAAATTAGTTTACGTTAATGTTATGTCTTCTGATAACCTGTGCTGATATAATATTGAAAACAATCTCAGGATGCAGTTCTTCCTATATCTGCAGCTGCGATGGCTTTGCCTCCACTTTCCATTCGAGGTGATTTGGGCATTCTTTCCACAGCAGCCGGTCGATATGCCCCTTCTCTGTTGCAGTCCTTCATAAAAATGGGGCCTCAAGGAGCTCTAGGCGCTACAAAACTTCTACGACCATTCTCAGAGATCGTTGATTCACTGGAACTGAAAAATCCCTTCGTTCGCAACTGGATCGACCTCCTGTGCTTTCTACTTGCAGGAGTGAAATCTGACAGTGCTCTTTCTGCAGAAATGGTAAGCTAATAAATTTCCAACAGGTTCATTTTTGTGTTTATCCCAATCCCAACATTTTTTGCATTGCATCAAAGCTGCACAATATTAAACCTGCAACAAATGATAATTGATACCAAAATGCAGAATGTGTATCATGTGACCAAACCCAGGATTCTTGCATTGTACTCAATCTATGTCCAGAAAACCACATCCATGAAAGTGAACTGTATTACAACAATGTGTAGTGCGAATCAAATAAGCTAAATAAGTTACTGCACGCTGTATTTATTTGAGTCTGTTCATGGATCTTGCTTGATGGTAAGAACCATTGTTGGGTAAAACACATGCAACATTGCCATCCTTCCATAGGGTGATATAACTGTTCCGCTGATGTTGCATGTGATATATGGCTACTTGCCCTTAACAATCAGTGCACCTAACCTTGAGATAACCTTGCTGTTACTGTAGGGCCATGTTTTGGGACATATACTGATTACTGTCATGGTACCCTAAACCACTCATTGCAGTTCCTGTGGTAGTGATTGTATTTTGTACTGTAAACCATTTCTATAGGTTGCCAGTACACTTTCCCAGTTGTGGATGGTAGTGACTGCTACAGGAATTATTACAGTGCCTTTGTTGTCTTGTTGGTATCATGCTCAATGGCAAATGGACGTCTAGATACTTTGGATCTAAACCACTCAATGCTCAATGGCATTTGAACCATGGGCTTTTGTAACTTGTAAGAGtgagacttatcttttccatatcAATCAACCTTTACCTCTAAGAATTGGTGGCTCTGCTGAACTCCCCCATGGCTCTGCTGAACTCCCCCTTCAAATATGCCTAGATACTTTAAAATATATATAATTCTGAAGTTTTATGTTCATCATTTGGTCTAACTACAATATCAGGTTTATATGTTTGCAGAATGGTACAAACCAGGATGCTCGCTTGAGTACCCTCTGGGCGGAagtggagcaatcatagatgCCCTTGTACGAGGTATCGAAAAGTTTGGTGGAAGACTTGCTCTTAATTCTCACGTGGAAAAGATTTTAATCGAGAATGGTCGGGCTGTTGGTGTCAAGCTACGAGGTGGACAAGTAAGCAGACCCAGAGGATATTTTATTgccaaaatataaaataaaatattaCCTCATGGGAATGATCAGCTAGTCATACCTCTCTGTGATGAATGAAATTTGCATTTTCCTCGTAAAAGCTAGAAGAGAGCAAGAGTGCTATGACATGAGCACACCCAATACTAGTAATGATTAGTAAGGCTCTGATTCTGATGACATATGGTTATCATATCAAGTATGGCATGTTTCATAATATCTTTATCCTTATAGATGCCAAAAAATTCTTCAATCAGATGGTACAGTGCACAATAGGCAATACTATATATTATCTTTTCCAAGCAAACTAAGTGGTGCCTTCTGTACTAAATATCCTATTTAGATTAGGCCTTGCCACTTTTCCAGTAGTGGCAGACCATGGAAATCTTGTAGGCCTAGATGATCTTGTTGTCTTATGCATCTGTTTTCGTGTGTCATGATTGTGCAACATATCATTTTTGGTCACAAGATGGCAGCCTTTTCCTCTTGTATTGAGAGTTTCATCATGCTACCTATGGTTTGAAGATGCAGCTACTGAAATCTTATCAGGAATTTGTTCCTCTTGCAGATCGTACGTGCAAAAAAAGCGGTTGTTAGCAATGCATCTATGTGGGATACTTTGGATCTGCTACCACCAGATGCTGTCCCAAAATCATACCAAGATAAAGTGAAAGCAACTCCACAGTGTGATTCATTTATGCATCTCCACTTGGGCTTCGATGCAGAGGTTTTTTACATATGCTTGCCCCGAACAAATTATCTTTATATTTGGCTTACTTATGTTTTTTTTTACTGTAACCACCAATGTTACTGGAACAGAATGCTAGAGAAGACCTCGGGATCCATCATATTGTGGTCAATGATTGGAACAAAGGAGTTGATGGTGAGCAGAACGTTGTGTTAATATCAGTTCCTAGCGTTCTTGGAGAGGGCCTGGCTCCGCCTGGAAAGCACATCCTCCATGCTTATACACCAGGAACAGAACCTTTTGGTTTATGGGAAGGGCTTGACCGGAAAAGCGCGGAGTACCGAAGCCTGAAAGAAGAACGTTCTGAGGTACAACACATCAGAATTACTATTCTCTAGCTTTTCCCCCCTTATATCTTGGAATCAGCACCTAGAAATCGGTGCACTTCAACATCTTTGGAACTCCTTTTTCGAAAGTTCATCAAAAACCTCTTTTCTCAAAAGTTAAGCAAGGCATTGCCACACCTTTCTAGGAAAGGGCGCCTCCATTTACTGACTACGAGCTGCTGTAACCTGCTGTCTCGAGCAACTTTGTAATGCAAACTTTCCAGGTGATGTGGAAAGCCGTGGAGCTGGCCCTTGGCCCGAAGTTCAGCAGGGAGAAATGCGACGTGAAGCTGGTTGGCACGCCGTTAACGCACAAGAGGTTCCTCCgaaggaacaagggaacctacggcCCAGCCATAAAGGCTGGAGAGGCGACGTTCCCGGGGCAGGCGACACCGATCCCCCAGCTGTTCTGCTGCGGCGACTCCACCTTCCCAGGGATCGGGGTGCCTGCGGTGGCGGCGAGCGGCGCGATTGTCGCCAACACGCTGGTGTCCGTGTCACAGCATTCGGAGCTCCTCGATGCTGTCGGGATCTGACCGTCTAACTGCAGAACATGTTCCGGTAAGTATACATTTAGCCAGCCACCCCTATTATACAGAATAAATTCGGGGTACTGAAACAGCACAAAATACATAGCCTTGGAGCTTTTCACGGGCATCACACTGATGCTCTGAAGGTTAAAAAAATATCATCCCCATTCCTCACATATAGTCCAGCTGTGAATCAGCTTCTCACAGTCACAGCAGTACAGCACACACACCAGCACTTTACAGTGACACACATATTCAAACCGAAGTTGTCGAAGTGCAGTATAGCATTTGACCCGGTCAGCGGGAGAGCACGCAGGGTCTCCATTGCATGATGTGGATGAACAGCGCGGCTATCTTTCCTTGGTGGACCTTTTGAGTGCTCCTTTCTGTTACGACCACTTGTTTCTTGTTGCCATTCTATCTTTTCGGGGCAAAGCAAAGGCATGTGGCTGCAGCTGCCTTTGTGTGTCTTTGCTTGCTTGCTTCAAGTATCATCACCTCAAGTTTGTTTCTTTGGTTGCGTTTCAGGCAGGCAGGCAGAGCTGTGGGTATGGGAGTACATACATACAGGAGAAAAGAAATCACGCGACAAATATCTCAGTACATACACAAGGAAAAGAATCAACATTTTTATGCAGTATACATACGGAAGAAATAGCATAGAAACCTATCAGCACATACAGAAAAGGAAGAAATAGCCATAGTTTCACAATGTATGTAATCTATCTGATGTTATACACAAAGGAACATGACCGAGTATGTAGACACAGGTGTTACAGTATATCTGTTCATTGCTGATTATTCAGGTATAAATATAATTTACATGGAGTTCCTATTCTCCGGCACTGATAGTGCTGCTCCTGACAAAGCTGTCTCCTGAAGCGAACCATACAATGCTGTATTGTTTCTACCGAAAGTTTTGTGCCACATGCAACCTTTTGGCCCTCTGCACTTACCATAATACCATGTACTGTTGGAACTCTGATCACCATGTGTTGGCCATTTAGAGTGGATGCTCTGTGCAGTTGGAGCCACAATTAAACTGGAAACTTATTTTAACAGCAGCATCTGCATGGTGAAAGCTGTGCTTTTCTAACTTTCAGAAATGTCCTTTGTACTACTCCCATGAATCCTTTTCATATTGTTAAGCAGTGTCTCATTTGAACTTCACCCTCAGCAAAACTAACACCGTTTCAATCAGTGAGAAAGTAATATTAAAAATTGACAGGAGTCACACCAAGAAAATGACAGAAGTTATACTAGAAAACCAAGATAATCCTCTGACATCACAAGTCACTCCCAGGTCAAGAAACACATCCCATCCATCAGTTAATCCAGACATTTTTCTCACTGCTAAATTGATTGCACCAAGCAAGCATTTGCCATATCCAAAGAACACACTAGAAAAATGCCTCAAATCAGAGGTGTCACCTCACCTCACATCCACAGCTATTCACAGTTGACACCCAATTTGTTTGTTCCTATATTTATTTAATAGTTTCCTATTTTTTTAGTTCACATgccatcacctcctccttaattattTTTCTACTCCATGCCATTCCGTGCCAATTATTTTTCCAGAaaaggaaaagtttggaagagaGGAGGATTAGCATAGCAGCCAGCAGGCAGCAGCCCCTCCCCACTCACTCTCACTGAGACTCCCTCAGACCAGCCACCATTGCCTACTTGCTCCTGGGACAGCCACCCTGCTGACCATCTAGGTAGCGTGGCCCGGACTGAGCAGCCCTGCAAGAACAGTTCCTTGAGGAAGAAGAGTCGCGGGAACCGTGGAGCAGCGGCCGAGTGGCGGTGGCTTGATCTGCTCCGAAAATTTTCGATTCTTCGATCGATCTCTGCGCGGTTTGGTTCCAGGTACTGGTTCCTGGATTCTTTGATCCCACCAGAAAGAATACGTTCTTTTTTAGTGCTCGCGCCTGCCCGGTTTGCGGCTGTTTCGTCGAGGAATTGGATTCCGGATGGATCGTCTGGTTTATCTCGGAGGATCTTAGTCCAGTTCTGAGATTGATCCCTCGGGATTCGGAGTATTTTAATTCAGCGGATCTTCTTGGTCTGTGGGTGTGTGGAAATtcggctgattttttttttcttgggGATGTCAGATGTGTACTCTGACTGAAAACTTATGAGCCTGCTACAAATTGTTTCCTGACTATTTTCCTGGGCATTTTACCAACCCAACTTATCAATCCTATCTTTGCTGGATTAGTTTCTTTGTTATACTCGAGATATCTCATATTAGAATTTGGTGCAAATGTTTATGCAGGTGATATTGAAGCAAATGGTGGCAGAGGGATGGCAGGCTGTTCTTCTGCTGGCAATGAAATGAGCCCTCTGCTGTCTGCAGACGCTGGCCTTGGTGATCTCCACTAATCCTTACTCCAATCAGTTGGGGCTGGGAGATGGCGTATTCAGGCCAAAGGCATGGCGGCGCTGGTGCCGGGAGCTCGTCACGGCAGGGGAGTGGCTTGAAGGGGCAGGCCAGCTCAGTTGAGTTCCTAGGGAGGGGGATGGTGGGAATGCAGCTGAGAGATGCCAAACCAGATGCTGATGATGAAAGGGTAGGTTTTGTTGGATGAGCAATCTATTGTTAATGAGCATATTTTAATCAACCATATTTTACAAGACATCTTCTTGCTTCAATCTGTCTGTTCTTCACTTTTTTGCATGTACTACCTGATCATTGCGTTGCTGCAAGCCCAAGTATGTGATTTGCATGTGTTCTAGATCCTACGAATGCATGGTTTCATGCTCTGGCTTTGCTATGTGATGGTTCATGTGTACTGCAAGCCTAGGAAAACTGTTGATCAGCTTTGCAGCTTGTTTTACTAAGGGAACAGACTCGTTTCTTCGTTTGCAGGACACTGAGCCAGATGTGGTTGCAGATTCCGGCGCTGAAGCTGGTCACATAATTTCGACCACAGTCCGTGGCCGAAATGGTCTGCCTAAACAGGTAGAGGCGATTCTACATTCATCTTTACAATCTATAACATTTCGCTGTGAAGCATAATTTGCTGATATGGTGATTAATGAAACAGTCGGTCAGTTACATCGCTGAACATGTGGTTGGAACTGGATCTTTTGGGGTTGTATATCAGGTAGACTTCAGACCTTTGCACCATGTAAACTGGTCTTTGCTCAACTGATTGTTGAAGGCATATAACTTTTTATCATCAACTCTTCAGGCCAAATGTCGAGAAACAGGTGAAATTGTTGCCATCAAGAAGGTTCTTCAAGACAAGCGATACAAGAACAGGGAGTTGCAAATTATGAATATGCTTGACCATCCCAACATTGTTGGTCTTAGGCATTACTTCTTCTCAACCACTGAAAGGGACGAGCTTTATCTCAATCTTGTCCTTGAGTTTGTTCCCGAGACAGTAAACCGGATGGCAAGACAGTACAACAGAATGAACCAACGAGTGCCCCTCATTTATGTCAAACTATACACGTATCAGGTCTGACCTGACTTGGCTGTTATTTTTCCAAATGATGTTGTGCTTTTCAGAATCGTCCCCAGTGTTTTTTAACGAAGAACATTTAAGTTTATTTTTTGCACTAGGCATACTTATTACCATAATTATCTACATGCTTTCATGTGGAGCTCTCGTTATACAGAATCCCTGATTTGGCTGTTATTTTTCCAAATGATGTTTTGCTTTTCAGAATCGTCCCCAGTGTTTTTTTAACGAAGAACATTTAGGTTAAATTTTTGGACTAGGCATACTTATTACCAAAATTATCTACATGCTTTCATCTGGAGCTCGTTATACATAATTTTGTTATTAAATTAGTATATTATATGTTTTCTACTTGGTTGCAGCCCTTTTTTGTCCTTGTGCCTGATAGTTGAGTACTGTATTGGGACCTATCTAGAACTTCAGATTAGTTAAAAGTAAAATAAAGTCAGATACATTCAAACGTACAACTGAGCAAGCCTGCCAGCCTGTCTTTGCATTTATGTTCTACATCTCTATTCCTATATTTTTAGTTAAGCACAAGGTGTTATTTTGTAAATATAGAGCAAACATGTGATGAGTCATGAGATGCTATCACATTTTTTGTGGTATTAGATGAAGGCTTTCTCTACAGACCAGAATACATTATCTACTGTATAACTGATGATTCACACATTAGTTAATCTTACTACATGCCATAATAGTGCTTAAATTTTTCTGGATATTGTTCTTGTGCAGATAGAATTTTAGTCAACGACTTCCACCATACATCTGTTTGCTCTTTGTAGTTATTGAAGTCATAAATATAATGTCTATGTCTCAACCATGcaacaaaattgttccttcagtaCATCATTAGTACTTAATGTGACTGTTACAAGTCATCTAATCATTTTTCTGTAATCTTGTTACTTGCAGATATGCCGAGCACTTGCTTATATACATAACAGTGTTGGCATCTGCCACCGTGATATCAAACCACAGAACGTTCTTGTGAGATTTTTTTACCTCCTTTTATATGCTTAATATGTCTACATATCTTTGACATATCATGTATATAACAACTGTGTCTGTGTGTTCAACTAAATGAAATATGCAAATATTGACATCAAAAAGTATTAGTCAGTTGAGAAGGTTCAAAATGGTGTTAGTGGAATCCTGGTTTACTTCACTTAAGATGTATTGGAATTTTTCATTCAAGAGTAGTGGGCAAGTGGCTTTTAGTATTTTTATCCTGTTCTGCTGAAAAATACTCCTGGCAAATCATCATGAAGTCATAATAACCTAGCCGTCTGTGGTGCATTTTTGCTCAAGAGAATGCTCATGTACTTTTTATTGCATACTTTTTATGATAAGGTGACACCATAAAAATAATAATTGTCCTCTTGTTATTCAAGTGGGAGTGTCGGACTGAATCTGTAGTTCATATGTATCCGAATATCATGATCATTGATTGGCTCCACACACCTGATATATGAAATCCAACAATTTGGAACTAAAATCATTTATCCGTATATGCTTTATTTAGTTTCCTGTGGCTGAGCCATCCCACGTGCATTGTTTGGTGCCTAGGCTACAGAAAATCATGCTGTTTTGTTTTCTGGATCACAAAAGAAGTTAAGGCCACATCAAACTAGGGTTATTTAAGCAGAGAAATCGGTGCATTTGAGCTATACTGCTATCTGGATCATAATCAACTATGCAGTGTGAACTAAATGAGGTTCCCGCAATACAAATATGAGCTTGCTTCCCTCTGAATTGTTTGCCTAGTTGAGCTTATTACTAATCTGTGAATAATCACTAATACATCTTTACTAACCTAGTAATCTTTCCAATGTAGGTTAACCCACATACACACCAGCTCAAAATTTGTGATTTCGGCAGTGCAAAAGTCTTGGTAAGTTATCTTCTATATACTAAGTAGAAATTTCAGAGTTTTGCTGATTTCTCATAAAACTTAGTAAGCTTTGTAAAAAAAGGTTTACACTTATATGCCGGTAACCTACCCAAGCATGGTGATTTCTGGACTGTTTTGATGTGCAGGTCAAGGGAGAGCCAAATATCTCCTACATATGCTCAAGATATTACCGAGCACCAGaactcatatttggtgcaactgAATATACTACTGCCATTGACTTATGGTCCACAGGCTGTGTCATGGCAGAGCTGCTTCTCGGACAGGTTTTGCTCATGCATATGATATGAGTCTTTTATGTTCACTCTGTACACCTGATCTTATAATATTCATCCATGCAGCCTCTTTTTCCTGGGGAAAGTGGAGTTGATCAGCTGGTTGAGATTATCAAGGTGAAATTTTGTATGGCATCTTAAACTGTTTTGACCTGCGATCTGTATTCTTTGCAATGACATGTTCAGTCATAGTGCCGTGCAGGTCTTGGGTACTCCAACAAGGGAAGAGATCAAGTGCATGAATCCAAACTACACGGAGTTCAAGTTCCCGCAAATTAAGGCTCATCCATGGCACAAGGTAATTTGCGTTATATGTTTGTCAAACAAAATTGATGCATGGTTGCTTGATCTTCACAACTGCTTCTGTTTGGTGCATAACTGACATACAAAATGGGAAGTAACTGTTCATCATGTATAAGCTCAGGCACAAAATTAAATCAACAAATTCGCTCATGATTCCTCTGTTACCTCAATAGTTTTACTTTTATCCAGGTTTTCCAGAAGAAGCTTCCACCCGAAGCGATGGACCTCGTTAGCAGATTCCTGCAATACTCACCAGATCTTCGGTGCACTGCTGTAAGGCCACacaatcattttattttatcGCTAAGCATTGTGCAAACTGATACCTTGTAGTTGAGAGATCCAAATACTCGTCAAGTTTGATAGTTAAACTATGTCAAGTTCTACTAAGTTCTAACCACGGAATCATTCTTCAGATGGAAGCCTGCATGCACCCGTTCTTCGATGAGTTGAGAGATCCAAATACTCGTCTACCCAAcggtcgtcctcttcctcctctcttCAATTTCAGATCTCAAGGTAGTTTAACTATACTAAAATAGACTAGCACCGGGAATTTTTCGCGCCCAAATCTTTCTGCATCTAAATTACCCTCAACTGAATCGATCCATTTTTTCGCGACGTTGGCAGAGCTGAATGGAATACCTCCGGAAGTCATCGAGCGCCTGGTTCCAGAGCATGCGAGAAGGCAGAATCTGTTCATGGCGCTCCGCACCTAAGTTTTCTTGTGTGGGTACTTCTTTCCTGCTGTTTGTTGTCCCGTGGGAAGCTTGTAAATTGAGGATGTAGCTTCTCCTTTTCCCTCTCCctcttttttgtttgttttggaGCTAGTTTTATTTGTGCAAGGTAGATTTGTACAAGGATGTGAGATTTGGGGGAACTTGAAAGAAGAGGGCTTGTGCTTGATTTGAGGCTTGTGAAAGTCCCTCTAATTCTTTGGAGCTTGTGTGCAGTAACAGTGCTTGGATGATGAGTTGACAGTGGTTTGATGGCGCAATCGTTTCTTCAGAAAATTTGGTTCCTTTTATTGTTTGGTGAATCAATACAAGTTGCGGTCCAGAAGGTGGAACAAATTCTTTTAGTGGTAgatgagttttttttttctttgagaaTTAGTGGTAGATGAAATCAAGTGATCAATCTAGAGATTTGGACAAGAATTTGGAGGCCCATCCCATTAGAGTAACTAAGCCCATACTCGCTGCGATTGGCCACAAAGTCCGGGTGTACAGTCGTTGCTGGCGATGAAACCATGTCCGTAGTCTCTTGACGAATACGCCTGTGTCTTCGTGGGTGGAGACGGCTTGGTTTTCTGGCTGCGAATTCGTTCTGCAGCATTTCTGGAAGATTCCCGTGGAGCAAGACCGTCCAGTGTATGTGCCTCGGCATGCTCTCTAGAGAAGTTCCTGGCGGGGAATCGCTGGACGCTGGCGGTGGCTGTTGCCGTCCGCCACCACCAGCGGGCAGCATCGTAGTCACACAGCTCGTCTCCGGCAGCACAAGTTCTATTTTGCTTTCCTGGGTGCTTTAATTGTGCATCATTTCCATATTTGCAAGAGAGATCTTCAAATTTTTCATTCCGAAATTTCGTCACGATTAACTTaggaattttttttttgctttagtTTCTTCGGTCATAGGAGTATGGCGGTTGATGCTCCCAGGAGCATGGAAATCATTTTCGGTGAGATTTCATCGAAATTTATTAAATTTCAGTAGATCCTGAAATAATTAGCTTGTGGTCAAAATATTTCACACATTTTAGTGCTACATTAATTTAAAAACAATTAAAAATATTTCACAACTTTTTGGATATTTAAATGAATTTTGAGAGAAAATTTCTGCACTTCGGCTAAAAGGAAAACTGAAATCACTAAATCAGTGGCCGAAATATTTTCGAATCTAAAATTCCAAACCATGGCTAGGAGAACTGCCTCTCCTCTCGCCCCCACTTCCTTCCTTGAGGTGAcacggggaaaccctagatctcatCGGTGGACGCCATCCCCTAGCATCTCCACCCTCTCCCGATGTCACATGGAAGCTCCACCAGTCAAAGCccgggtggtgatggcggtggtaGGGTCTCTCTCCCTGGGCGGCGGTCCCCCTCAAGTGGAGTAGCAAGATCGCGGCACGGAGAGCGGCTCGACGAAGGTGCATGTGTGGGCTCTAGTTCCTCTTGGGGCGTTGCCCCTACGGGTAGCAGCTCCGGGCTCGGTCGGTAAGCACGGTATTTCACTCGCTAACCAAATATGTGGGAGGGACTAAATAGTTGCATACATCGAGTGAAATACACCAGGCAACCGTGGTATTTCACCTGGTAACTGCAGATATTTCACTCAAAGTGTGACTGGATACATCAAGATGCACGTGGTGGTGAACAGAGACAATGGATTTGAATTTTTTCTAATTTTATTAGTTAAACTTAAAATACCAACACAACGTAGATTTTAGACACCAAATCGGACTGGATGCATCAAAGGAGGTTCAAATTGTAACTGTGCTCTTGACTAAGCACACCACGGCGAGACGGTAGCCGATTGTGCGATACTGCACGATAAGCACCTCCAAACAATGATCAAGGttcaaatctatacctaataataaaggagctaaggtttctgccaaaattttcg
It includes:
- the LOC127323710 gene encoding shaggy-related protein kinase kappa isoform X1; amino-acid sequence: MAYSGQRHGGAGAGSSSRQGSGLKGQASSVEFLGRGMVGMQLRDAKPDADDERDTEPDVVADSGAEAGHIISTTVRGRNGLPKQSVSYIAEHVVGTGSFGVVYQAKCRETGEIVAIKKVLQDKRYKNRELQIMNMLDHPNIVGLRHYFFSTTERDELYLNLVLEFVPETVNRMARQYNRMNQRVPLIYVKLYTYQICRALAYIHNSVGICHRDIKPQNVLVNPHTHQLKICDFGSAKVLVKGEPNISYICSRYYRAPELIFGATEYTTAIDLWSTGCVMAELLLGQPLFPGESGVDQLVEIIKVLGTPTREEIKCMNPNYTEFKFPQIKAHPWHKVFQKKLPPEAMDLVSRFLQYSPDLRCTAMEACMHPFFDELRDPNTRLPNGRPLPPLFNFRSQELNGIPPEVIERLVPEHARRQNLFMALRT
- the LOC127323708 gene encoding prolycopene isomerase 1, chloroplastic — translated: MHYKNWIGNSSLRQESCYFISIEGKTDTKKEVKKGPTLKKRKNIQFLSTLDCDQFCSSISRFRSVLGTKPGEGRAAGDAPRVPTRCLTHGLCSHPNPGFHSRRDTSASPATRPTADRRPLPIMASAALASPALHPPPCRHRTSRARPASAASAPVPRFLGTAAVPVPSRVGAAARCRAVAAPAGPSASGVAEKPEADVVVIGSGLGGLCCAGLLARYGLDVVVLESHDRPGGAAHSFDVKGFHFDSGPSLFSGFQSRGPQANPLAQVLDALGESVPCASYDSWMVHVPEGQFESRIGPTDFLKDLETYVGLDATREWQKLLDAVLPISAAAMALPPLSIRGDLGILSTAAGRYAPSLLQSFIKMGPQGALGATKLLRPFSEIVDSLELKNPFVRNWIDLLCFLLAGVKSDSALSAEMVYMFAEWYKPGCSLEYPLGGSGAIIDALVRGIEKFGGRLALNSHVEKILIENGRAVGVKLRGGQIVRAKKAVVSNASMWDTLDLLPPDAVPKSYQDKVKATPQCDSFMHLHLGFDAENAREDLGIHHIVVNDWNKGVDGEQNVVLISVPSVLGEGLAPPGKHILHAYTPGTEPFGLWEGLDRKSAEYRSLKEERSEVMWKAVELALGPKFSREKCDVKLVGTPLTHKRFLRRNKGTYGPAIKAGEATFPGQATPIPQLFCCGDSTFPGIGVPAVAASGAIVANTLVSVSQHSELLDAVGI
- the LOC127323710 gene encoding shaggy-related protein kinase kappa isoform X2; the encoded protein is MSNYTRIRYAEHLLIYITVLASATVISNHRTFLLTHIHTSSKFVISAVQKSWSRESQISPTYAQDITEHQNSYLVQLNILLPLTYGPQAVSWQSCFSDSLFFLGKVELISWLRLSSAVQVLGTPTREEIKCMNPNYTEFKFPQIKAHPWHKVFQKKLPPEAMDLVSRFLQYSPDLRCTAMEACMHPFFDELRDPNTRLPNGRPLPPLFNFRSQELNGIPPEVIERLVPEHARRQNLFMALRT